A single region of the Jatrophihabitans sp. GAS493 genome encodes:
- the rfbD gene encoding dTDP-4-dehydrorhamnose reductase — MPTDAEIAAKRWLITGCLGQLGHDLELILTAAGATVLATDRPDLDILDSAAVSAAVADFKPDVVLNAAAYTAVDAAENDEDNAYRINATGPAILSAALAAHGGRLIHVSTDYVFPGDATRPYEVADPTGPATAYGRTKLAGEVAVRELLPDNSYVVRTAWVYGANGANFVKTMARLEKTRDTVTVIDDQRGSPTWTADLAAGLIELALSDAAPGLYHCTGSGETTWFDFTRAIFAELGADPERVRPTTSAEYGSATPRPSYSVLSDRAWVEAGLTPMPQWRDALSKAFEQHREAFLPAE, encoded by the coding sequence ATGCCGACCGACGCGGAAATTGCTGCCAAACGCTGGCTCATCACCGGCTGTCTCGGGCAGCTGGGGCATGACCTGGAACTGATTCTCACGGCCGCCGGGGCCACCGTCCTAGCGACGGACCGCCCGGACCTCGACATCCTGGATTCGGCCGCGGTCTCGGCGGCCGTCGCTGACTTCAAACCAGACGTCGTGCTCAACGCCGCGGCCTACACCGCCGTCGACGCAGCTGAGAACGACGAGGACAACGCTTACCGGATCAACGCGACCGGCCCGGCGATCCTCTCCGCCGCCCTCGCCGCGCACGGCGGCCGACTGATCCACGTCTCGACCGACTACGTCTTTCCCGGAGACGCCACGCGGCCCTACGAGGTGGCCGATCCGACCGGTCCGGCCACCGCGTACGGTCGCACCAAGCTGGCCGGTGAGGTCGCCGTCCGCGAATTACTGCCGGACAACTCTTATGTAGTGCGCACCGCGTGGGTCTACGGAGCCAACGGGGCGAACTTTGTGAAGACGATGGCCCGGTTGGAGAAGACGCGCGACACCGTGACCGTCATCGACGACCAACGCGGTTCACCGACGTGGACCGCCGACCTGGCCGCCGGACTCATCGAACTGGCCCTCTCCGATGCCGCGCCAGGGCTTTATCACTGCACCGGCAGTGGCGAAACGACGTGGTTCGACTTCACCCGGGCGATCTTCGCCGAACTCGGCGCCGACCCGGAACGGGTGCGGCCCACGACATCGGCGGAGTACGGCAGCGCCACGCCACGCCCGAGTTACTCGGTCCTCTCCGACCGAGCATGGGTGGAGGCCGGTCTCACCCCGATGCCGCAGTGGCGCGACGCGCTCTCCAAGGCATTCGAGCAGCACCGCGAAGCTTTCCTGCCGGCTGAGTAG
- a CDS encoding LCP family protein codes for MSDRNHDLPQAGVEAPLDTPDQLGPRPAGVGSHSTLGAGIRAVVALISLVTLVASGIAWASYQKFNSDIGHGAAVPALTGADADGADQNILLIGDDSRAGANAAELKALGTTDDGGSVNTDTMMILHVPAKGGKATVVSIPRDSWVDIPGFGKGKINSAYGDGYSTAKGKGADETASESAGIILLIKTLNGLTGLHIDHYMQVNLLGFYRISIAIGGVDVCLRAAQNPSTDSDANGHGYSGINLPAGHSVIMGTQALAFVRQRHGLPQGDLDRIKRQQYFLSAAFRKVATAGVLLNPFKLRDLLKAVSTSLLIDPALNVVSLAGEFQNMSAGNITFATIPNDGSQTIYPDGVETSIVAINTAALPSFIRTLQGKAADSALSAAPAAAPGSVSVDVLNGTSIAGLAAENGTALKRLGFHVETIDSTDLTPQTSVEYPEGLQGKAKAVANATPGAKLVLTDSVKKVTLVLGENGVVAKGVAAAPSTAPSTPPSAATSMHASVSSTTAAKKATTSAAVSCIN; via the coding sequence ATGTCCGACCGGAACCACGACCTCCCCCAGGCCGGTGTCGAAGCCCCGCTGGACACTCCCGACCAGTTGGGCCCGCGCCCGGCGGGAGTCGGTAGTCACAGCACGCTCGGCGCCGGTATTCGCGCAGTCGTGGCCCTCATCTCACTCGTCACGTTGGTGGCCAGCGGCATCGCCTGGGCGAGCTATCAGAAGTTCAACTCAGATATCGGCCACGGTGCTGCGGTCCCGGCCCTGACCGGCGCCGACGCCGACGGCGCGGACCAGAACATCCTGCTGATCGGCGACGACAGCCGAGCCGGGGCCAACGCAGCGGAGCTGAAGGCACTTGGAACCACCGACGACGGCGGCAGCGTCAACACCGACACGATGATGATCCTGCACGTGCCGGCCAAGGGCGGGAAGGCGACGGTCGTCTCGATCCCCCGCGACTCCTGGGTCGATATCCCGGGCTTCGGGAAGGGCAAGATCAACTCGGCCTACGGTGACGGCTACAGCACGGCGAAGGGCAAGGGCGCGGACGAGACGGCGAGCGAGAGCGCCGGAATCATCCTGCTGATCAAGACCCTCAACGGCCTCACCGGTCTGCACATCGACCATTACATGCAGGTCAATCTCCTCGGCTTCTACCGGATAAGCATCGCCATCGGCGGTGTGGACGTCTGTCTCAGAGCGGCCCAGAATCCATCGACCGACTCCGATGCCAACGGCCACGGCTACTCCGGGATCAATCTGCCGGCGGGTCACTCGGTGATCATGGGAACCCAGGCTCTGGCCTTCGTCCGCCAGCGCCACGGCCTCCCCCAAGGTGATCTCGACCGGATCAAACGGCAGCAGTACTTCCTCTCCGCCGCGTTCAGGAAGGTCGCCACCGCGGGCGTGCTGCTGAACCCGTTCAAGCTGCGTGATCTGCTCAAGGCGGTGAGCACGTCGCTGCTGATCGACCCGGCGTTGAACGTCGTATCGCTGGCCGGCGAGTTCCAGAACATGTCCGCCGGCAACATCACCTTCGCCACCATCCCGAACGATGGCTCACAGACGATCTACCCGGACGGCGTGGAGACCTCGATCGTCGCGATCAACACCGCGGCGCTGCCCAGCTTCATCCGGACCCTGCAGGGCAAGGCTGCGGACTCGGCGCTCTCGGCCGCCCCGGCCGCCGCACCCGGCAGCGTGTCGGTCGACGTGCTGAACGGGACCTCGATCGCCGGCCTCGCCGCCGAGAACGGCACCGCGCTGAAGCGGCTCGGCTTCCACGTCGAGACGATCGACTCGACGGACCTCACTCCACAGACCAGCGTGGAGTACCCCGAGGGCCTGCAGGGGAAGGCGAAGGCGGTCGCGAACGCGACACCGGGCGCAAAACTGGTCCTCACCGACTCTGTGAAGAAGGTCACTCTGGTCCTCGGAGAGAACGGCGTGGTGGCGAAGGGCGTAGCCGCGGCACCGAGTACCGCACCGAGCACCCCACCTAGCGCTGCCACCAGCATGCACGCCAGCGTTTCTTCAACGACAGCCGCCAAAAAGGCCACCACCTCGGCCGCCGTTAGCTGCATCAATTAG
- the rfbB gene encoding dTDP-glucose 4,6-dehydratase, with translation MRIFVTGAAGFIGSQYVRDLLAGAYPAYADADVTVYDKLTYAGNLANLASVQDNPHYTFVQGDICDPIALDAALPGHDVLINFAAETHVDRSITGAADFAVTNFLGAQQIFDAALRHRVGRVVHVSTDEVYGSIPEGSWREDHILEPNSPYSAAKAGADLLARAYARTYGLNVSVTRCSNNYGPFHFPEKVIPLFVTNLIDGKSVPLYGDGLNVRDWLFVADHCRGIQLVAEKGNAGEFYNIGGGRELSNKELTQQLLDATGRDWSAVTYVEDRLGHDRRYSVDYSKTAELGYAPQVTFEEGLALTVDWYRNNRAWWEPLKARAALA, from the coding sequence ATGCGTATTTTCGTCACCGGGGCCGCGGGCTTCATCGGCTCTCAATATGTCCGTGATCTGCTCGCCGGGGCCTACCCGGCTTACGCCGACGCCGACGTCACGGTCTACGACAAGCTCACCTACGCCGGAAATCTGGCGAACCTGGCGTCCGTGCAGGACAACCCTCACTACACCTTCGTTCAGGGTGACATCTGTGACCCGATCGCGCTGGATGCCGCGCTGCCCGGGCACGACGTGCTGATCAACTTCGCCGCGGAGACCCACGTCGACCGCTCGATCACCGGCGCCGCTGACTTCGCCGTCACCAACTTCCTCGGCGCCCAGCAGATCTTCGACGCCGCCCTCCGCCACCGGGTCGGCCGGGTCGTGCACGTCTCCACCGACGAGGTCTACGGCTCGATCCCCGAGGGCAGTTGGCGCGAGGATCACATCCTGGAACCGAACTCGCCGTACTCGGCGGCCAAGGCCGGCGCCGACCTGCTGGCTCGCGCCTACGCCCGCACGTATGGCCTGAACGTCTCCGTGACGCGCTGCAGCAACAACTACGGACCCTTCCACTTCCCCGAGAAGGTCATCCCGCTCTTCGTCACCAACCTCATCGACGGCAAGTCGGTGCCGCTCTACGGCGACGGACTCAACGTCCGCGATTGGCTCTTCGTCGCCGACCACTGCCGGGGCATCCAGCTTGTCGCCGAGAAGGGCAACGCCGGGGAGTTCTACAACATCGGCGGCGGTCGTGAGCTCTCCAACAAGGAGCTGACTCAGCAGTTGCTGGACGCGACCGGCCGGGACTGGAGCGCCGTCACCTACGTCGAGGACCGTCTCGGTCACGATCGTCGCTACTCGGTCGACTACAGCAAGACGGCCGAACTGGGCTACGCCCCGCAGGTGACGTTCGAGGAGGGCCTGGCCCTCACCGTCGACTGGTATCGCAACAATCGAGCCTGGTGGGAACCGCTGAAGGCTCGCGCGGCGCTGGCGTAG
- a CDS encoding class I SAM-dependent methyltransferase, producing the protein MEESDQAPAQAANGIDWNGPVARFWADHDDRFDALLARHGEALLAAAAPGPGEQVLDIGCGCGSTTLRAAQAVTPGAGTALGVDISAAMIGQARSRGADAGRANVRFEVADVQTMDFGGASFDLAISRYGVMFFADHTAAFANVRAAMRPNGRLAFVCWAERARNENWTVAFDALAPHLGSPAPVARPSGPFALADPEYVRTLLSRAGWRGIEISQLNEPLRVGSDADDALAFELSDPSTASELAEADPAAAARARADLRAAFAARQRPDGVWLAAASWLVTAFAN; encoded by the coding sequence ATGGAGGAGAGCGATCAGGCACCCGCCCAGGCGGCGAACGGCATTGACTGGAATGGCCCCGTAGCCCGCTTCTGGGCCGATCACGACGACCGGTTCGACGCGCTGCTCGCCCGCCACGGTGAGGCGCTGTTAGCGGCTGCCGCGCCCGGCCCGGGGGAGCAAGTGTTGGATATCGGCTGTGGTTGCGGCAGCACCACGTTGCGTGCGGCGCAGGCGGTCACGCCCGGAGCCGGTACGGCGCTCGGCGTCGACATCTCGGCCGCGATGATCGGCCAGGCTCGTTCCCGGGGCGCCGACGCGGGCCGGGCAAACGTCCGCTTCGAAGTGGCTGATGTGCAGACGATGGACTTCGGTGGCGCCTCGTTCGACCTGGCGATCAGTCGGTATGGGGTGATGTTCTTTGCCGATCACACCGCCGCCTTCGCCAACGTCCGTGCCGCGATGCGACCCAATGGGCGACTGGCTTTCGTCTGCTGGGCGGAACGAGCGCGCAACGAGAATTGGACGGTAGCCTTCGATGCACTCGCCCCTCACTTGGGATCGCCGGCGCCGGTGGCGCGACCGAGCGGGCCGTTCGCGCTCGCCGATCCTGAGTACGTGCGGACGCTCCTCAGCCGAGCGGGGTGGCGCGGTATCGAAATCAGCCAGCTGAATGAGCCACTGCGCGTGGGCAGCGATGCGGATGACGCCCTCGCGTTTGAGCTCTCCGATCCGAGCACCGCCTCCGAACTGGCCGAGGCGGACCCCGCCGCCGCGGCGCGAGCGCGGGCCGATCTGCGTGCCGCGTTCGCGGCCCGGCAGCGACCGGACGGTGTCTGGCTGGCGGCCGCCTCCTGGCTGGTCACCGCCTTCGCGAACTAG